One stretch of Lucilia cuprina isolate Lc7/37 chromosome 6, ASM2204524v1, whole genome shotgun sequence DNA includes these proteins:
- the LOC111675933 gene encoding zinc finger protein 14 homolog isoform X3: MILCGNVFLDELKDTFILCCVLCKKKSRRYNDFTSHVKAKHKELNEKGATPSRQIVKKIKDEDDSDDDEDEGQDESEEQKPEVEVKDEMDVDPHEEFIDDIKYDVQEIEPFIDPILALEEKESADATDVLEALDSDVKDEDYVADELDNDDSDDEDYRDEDNDNAADSETDDNELPISTDKFTPTFYRKKRHVNDFIELYKSQPVLWDINDPLFENPKAQKDAEQAIINGMQKFNIFLKPTGLRSAINQIHKYCVIIKSDLDNGDTKKVTSIAKGYYEKCDFLKDLLAKKAIPEGDKQNCPLIFKQWDENTSNFIETYARFSVLYNTKHQLFNSAEARHKALSDLSQTLLSEHNIDFSKEVLSNAIEQFQSWYYDTKRRKGNRYKLTSSIEDKYLKMCKFMPSKQLKLRQRMMCELCNTLFYTEHNLKLHLYKAHQIGELPFECEQCGKKFDSKLYLRVHVLRVHVGKQFPCEYCGRKFAIMPELNTHIKIHTAEKPHVCEQCGKSFRLKTQLGYHVTAIHTNIRAFKCTMCPKDFKKKRDLTDHIKSHLNIRDKICETCGKGFSNCHSLIRHRQIHSAVKKYECKLCDAKFHQFVGLNGHMKRTHNIVKKKDP; encoded by the exons atgattcTCTGTGGAAATGTATTTTTGGATGAATTGAAGGATACATTTATTCTATGTTGTGTATTGTGCAAAAAGAAATCTCGGCGTTACAATGATTTTACAAGTCACGTAAAAGCAAAGCATAAAGAGCTCAATGAAAAGGGAGCCACACCATCGCGGcagattgtaaaaaaaattaaagatgaaGACGACAGTGATGACGATGAAGACGAAGGCCAAGACGAGAGTGAAGAACAAAAGCCAGAAGTTGAAGTTAAGGATGAGATGGATGTTGATCCACACGAAGAGTTTATTGATGATATTAAATATGACGTTCAGGAAATTGAG CCTTTTATTGACCCTATTTTGGCTTTAGAGGAAAAGGAAAGTGCAGACGCAACAGATGTATTGGAAGCTTTAGATTCAGATGTAAAAGATGAAGATTATGTTGCTGATGAACTAGATAATGATGATTCTGATGATGAAGACTATCGTGATGAGGACAATGATAATGCCGCTGATTCCGAGACGGATGATAACGAACTTCCAATATCCACAGACAAA ttcacGCCAACATTCTATCGTAAAAAACGGCATGTAAACGATTTCATTGAATTGTACAAAAGTCAACCTGTTCTGTGGGATATTAATGATCCTTTATTTGAAAATCCGAAAGCACAAAAAGATGCCGAACAGGCCATTATAAACGGCATGCAGAAGTTCAATATATTCCTGAAGCCAACTGGATTGAGATCCGCAATAAATCAGATACACAAATATTGTGTCATAATTAAATCTGATTTGGACAATGGTGATACCAAAAAAGTTACGTCTATTGCAAAAGGTTATTATGAAAAAtgtgattttctaaaagatcTGCTCGCTAAAAAGGCCATACCAGAAGGAGATAAACAGAAC tgtccATTAATATTCAAGCAATGGGATGAAAATACTTCTAACTTCATCGAAACATACGCAAGATTTTCGGTCCTCTACAATACAAAACATCAATTATTTAATAGTGCTGAAGCGAGGCATAAAGCTCTATCCGATCTAAGCCAAACATTATTAAGTGAACACAATATAGATTTTAGCAAAGAAGTCTTGTCAAATGCCATTGAACAATTCCAATCTTGGTATTACGATACGAAACGGCGTAAAGGAAACCGATATAAACTGACAAGTAGTATCGaagataaatatttgaaaatgtgcAAATTCATGCCTTCGAAACAATTGAAACTGAGGCAAAGGATGATGTGTGAATTGTGTAATACACTCTTTTATACGGAACACAACTTAAAGCTCCATCTGTATAAAGCTCACCAAATAGGAGAACTACCGTTCGAGTGTGAGCAATGTGGAAAGAAATTCGACTCAAAATTGTATTTGAGAGTTCACGTACTTCGCGTACACGTTGGCAAGCAGTTCCCCTGTGAATATTGTGGCAGAAAGTTTGCCATTATGCCAGAACTGAACACTCATATCAAGATTCACACAGCTGAAAAGCCTCACGTATGTGAGCAATGTGGCAAATCATTTAGGTTAAAAACTCAATTGGGCTATCATGTTACAGCGATACACACTAACATTCGCGCTTTCAAATGTACCATGTGTCCCAAGGACTTTAAAAAGAAGCGCGATCTGACTGATCACATCAAGTCGCACTTAAATATACGCGACAAGATTTGCGAGACATGTGGTAAAGGATTTTCCAATTGTCATTCCTTGATTCGTCACCGTCAAATACATTCGGCGGTGAAAAAGTACGAATGCAAATTGTGcgatgccaaatttcatcagtTTGTGGGTCTTAACGGTCACATGAAACGCACTCACAATATCGTGAAAAAGAAAGAtccataa